In Ciconia boyciana chromosome 17, ASM3463844v1, whole genome shotgun sequence, the genomic stretch atatCAGCtaggaagagctggaattttctGGCAAGAACAGCAGCTTCCCGTACAGTTTGATCGAGGCAGAAAATTTCAGCTAACAAATGCAGAGTACAAAATGAACTAATATTGTTTATCTTGTTATTGTGGCACTCTGATTCATCGGAAGCCATCATCTGCTTTCACTGCAAAGAGAACGAAACAGCAGGTACGCGCACAAAGTATTTTAACAGGCTGAGAGCACAATATACATCTAAAAGGGAGCATTAGAAATAAGGTCCAAACATTAATGGAAATACTTGACTGCCGCAGTTTGCTGAGCAAAGGGCAGATTGCTGGAGAGGCTCCGTACTTGAAAGGGTGATGAGGAGATGGGCTCAACGCTTGCTTTATCTATGAAAGCCTGCCCTGGGTTTCCTTCCGTAGTGCGGCTttgtgctgagctgcagcaggctgCCAGCCGTGTCCTCCTGCTTGCCCGAGTGTCCCCCGCTCCGACGGCAGCTCCAGGTGCTCTCTACGGCTGCTGAGCCCTGCGGACACCAGCGGCACGGTGCTGCTCACACCAGTCTGCCGGAAAAAGGTTAGGAACCGCTATTTTGAGAGCACAAGGCCTTGCTTTTGGGagagagctggagaagctgcagccTATGAGAAATTTCCTGGGATAAAGCTCGCTGTGAGCGAGCGTGGCCTGCCTGTTGCACGTTGGCTGGCTGCGTTTGCAGTGACGGGTTTCTGTCAGAGAGGGCATGCTGTGACTGCCGAAACCGCTGCTGGAGCATGTAGGTGATGCTCGCCAGCCGGTCTGGATGGAGGTTTGGGGTCTAGGACTGCCCGTGGGAGCCCTGCTCGCGGGTCCCTGTTGGAAATGTCACGTAGATGTCCACAACTGTTTAATACTGGGCTAAACTGAAACTGGTTCATTGCAACCACAGAGGACTGTAGCTTATCTGTTAGCTTAAACGGATAAAAAAATGTCCTGATTCACCCAACTGATTTCTAGTAACACTTGTTGGGTGAAGATCTCCCTCCCCTGCAGTGCCTGAAGCGGAGGGCAGTGTCTGTGGCACGAGTGCCTTACTATACAGTAAAACCTGTGCATTGTGCCAAGGAAGTGCTTCTAGCGCAGAACACAGCTGTGCCGGGACGCTGAGATCCCATGTATAAATGTGTCCCCTTTCCTCACCAGCTAAAACCAGGCAGCATTGTAAAGCATTGTTTTACTGCTGTAGATGTCACTGTGCTGAATGGTTTTGATGACACAACTGTGTTTATTAAAGGATCACACTTCTTCCACGGCACAACTTCATTTTCAAGAGCACAGAAGTTTGTTCAGAGCAGACAGATGGCCTCAAATCAGCTTCTGCTACAAATGACTACTTGAATCTTAGGTACAAGGCATGATTCAAACCTGCCTGCTGGAggtgccaagaaaaaaaatgatagcCGCCAGTGTTGCAGTCTGTTGCCCAGCTTATTCCCAAAAATCAGACTCTTGCTAGTGAGAGTTGACAGCGGGGTTCAGAGATGACAAATGATCAGAAAATAACACAGTCTGTGCAAGTCTTTGCTCTGAACTCAGCCCAAGCTGTCTCTGCAGAAGAGTGGGCATCGGCCCTCCGCAAATGCTGCTCTTTGGTCCCAGAAGATATAGGTCACACACAGTATTTATGATTAATCCTCACTGTTAGAGCATGAATCTTCAGCAAaggataattattttaattagttctCAGTGTGTTGTACTATCTGTGGAGAGACGCTTGCTTACCCCCCTCCCCTGGAGAGCTCATCTCTAAAGGACCTATCTGAAGCAGGTGAGAAGATAGTTGTGTCCCTAGGGCACGGTGCAACGCTAAAAGCAGTATGACGGAACCAAGCATGGGCCAGGAAAGGTTAAAATCTGCTGCAGGGCTTGGGCTGAATCTGTGCCCAGGGCTGTTCGATACTCAGCTCAGTTTAATGATTCTAAGTTTCTTTCTTGGTTTAATTCAAGTATTTAAGAACTGGCtatttgctttttgcattttgttacaATACAGCTAATGAATACAACAGCTCATTTCTGACTTTCGCCTAAAAGTTCCCATTGCCCAGGAGAATCTTCAAAGAAACAAGCAGCCCACCCCTTCCTTGCActctcttatttctgtttgttaaaTTTCCATTTGATTGAGCTTATCTCTGTACACACCTGGTTCCTTACgcacacttcagaaataaaccAAGTTGTACAAATTCcgtactttatttttcaaatttcctaaaaaaaaaatgcaattctgGCTTCCTCTTGCTGATCACACTGGTCTTCCTTGAAATGAAAGAGCTATTTCTagcagttctttacccagtTCTTCATGCCTTCCTCCGGCACTGAACTCTGCAGACAGCTCCCTGAACGTGACACAGATTCGGCGATGCTCTATATGCTTGCGGTAAATGGCGTGTTTCCACTTGTACCGTGCGTCACCATACAGCACCACCAGAGACCTTTGGGGTAAGTGAATGGCAACAGTCACCTCTTTACTTGGGACAAGCCTTGGGGATAAAATGCAGTTGGTTCCCTCTTTGCCTGAATTTTTGCACGCTGACGTCTGCGTAAAAGATCCAGGGGGACTTAATTGCCcgttttctttactgaaagtgGGAAATAATTCGATACTGTCCTCTGAATCACAAGACATGGATAGCACGGTTTTTGAGAGCAAGTTTAAGCTAACCAGACGCTCTCCCCAAAGCCACCAGTCATCAAAATGTGGGTCGATGGCAGAACCTCTTTCTGGCATGTAGTCCAGATTACATTGTTCAACAGGTAAGAAACCGCCTAGTACAGAGCAGGCCTTCATTTGTGCCACAATCTTTTTACTAAAACTTGGCAAACCAGTAAAGCTGCCAGCTTTCAGCCTTTGTTTCTTGAAGTTCACTTTGGGTCCGTAGTCCTGTTGGAAAAGAAGAGGGTGAAAAAGCTAGTGTTAAGGAAAAATCTAGAACAAGTCTTTTTGGAGAGGCTGTGATCCCTACAGGGCTCACGGTCAAGACTTTAGAGTTCTCGTCCAGTGACCTGGTCACCAGGTTGCAAAAGGACTTGGTGAAGCTCACCCATTTCTCACCTgtaaagtaaaaacaaaccacccacTTCTCTCACTTGGAGACTGTGTGAACTTCAGTGCCTGAACACGCACCATCAAGTACGATTCGTTAACAACTACCATATATTTTTGCAAGAAGTTGACTGTAATTACAAGTAATTCTTGCAATTGATTTCAGGAAAAGcttccaaaggaaaacatttaatgaaacaTGTACGtgttctgtgtttcagctgaaagcagctttcctttctcctaGAAGAAAACGTGCTTCTAAAGTCAAACCTGTTTCTTTCGGCCAGACTGTGATGGTTTCCAGTCATCTCGATCCATCAGTTCAACTATCTCCGATTCTTCATCTTCGCTAATGAACTCCTCTGTCAGAAACACCCCTGGAAATGGAAATGCCCAGCCAGCAAATTCCGAGTGCTCATTTCCTCTAGCTAGGCCTGTTGCTGGACAGTAAGTGAAATTATCTTCTCCCTGTGGAAATAAcaatggagaagagaaaagcagtgggGGGGAAACTTATCAAGATAAGGTGTTTCCACGGTTTACCCCTGCAGCCTTGGTGCTGCAGCGTGAAAACTGTCCGTACAGGATTCTTGTAGACATGAGAAattttacagctgcttttggGGAACAactcttccctgcttttttttacAGCTCCAGCATTACTGTGCTGCTTGCTTGAAGCCGCTTTTCTTTCCTAGTAATGTCTTTATCCTGCaaagacagggaagaagagaTGATCCTCAGTGCCAAATGTATAAGGAGATTAATGGTCGGTATTCCTCGGGCCGGCTGTAGAGATATGGGTTGTCATATCAATAAATGTTGAATGAGGAAAGTTGATAAAAATCACCGAGGCCAGAAGGCTAAGCTGTAGCGAGCCGGTCTTTTCTTAACGTATGAAACTCGGGTAAGGCTGTCTCGGCTGCGGAGGGTGCTGCGTGCACCCCTCACGTTATGCAGGCGAAGTCCTAGGGGCTCTTTTCACAAACACCCCCCGGCAGCGCGCTCGGGAGGggagcccggcccgggggggggggctctgctctgtccccggcccgggggggctctgctctgtccccggcccgggggggctCTGCTCTGTCCCCGGCCCGGGCTCCCGCTCGGggcccagcagcccccgggggccggggccctCTCCCGCcatggggggggtccccgcacCCCTCCCAAACCCCTGGGCTCTGAGCCggccctgcccttccccaccccgcccgcggcccctcCCGCCAGGCCCGCCCTGAGGGGCCACGGCAGGCGCCCCCCACAcccccgcctcctcccgccggccccgccccgccgccggccccgccccgccgccccctccccggtaCCTGCGGGGGCGGAGCGGCCTGCGCGGGCCCCTCGCAGAGCAAGCAGGAGCGGATCCCCTTGCAGCCGCAGCCCGGCCCttcgccgccgcccgccgcctccaTCCCCGCCGGCTGCGCTGAGGCTGCGgcccccctccttcctccccgtctcctcttcctcctcccctctcccgccgccgcggcccggcccgcttCCAGGTGAGCGGAGCGGGGGGGAggcgcggggggggccggggccgaggcggaggcggcggcggcggggcatACGGCTCGGCGCAGGCCGGTCGGGCGGGCgagcgggggtgggggggggggaacacgGACTTGCTATCCCAGCAGCCCCCGCGGCGCCGAGCAGCGGTgcggggcccggccgcgccgcgggggctgctgggagtTGTAGTTCCGCCGCCCAGCGCACACCCCCGTGGGGGCGCCTCAGGCCGCGGCCGGCGCCGGCCCTCACCGCGGCCTCCGGGCTCGGGGCAGCCGGCGCCGCGCGGGGGCGGCGTGAGGCCGCGGCCCAGAGCCGCACCTGGCCGCCTCGGCGCGAAGCCAGCGCCGCCCTCCCTGCCCGCGGGCGGTGCCGCGGCCTGCGCCCAACAGCCGGTGCCCCCGCGGCCCGGGCAcggccctggggctgccgcgGTCTGAggggccgccggggccgcctcGCACCCGAGGGGTCATCGCTGGGTGGGCTGACAGGCCCGGGCCGTCGTTGTCGTCCCCAGCATGGCGGCGATAGCGCCGCGGGCAGCGCCAGGCGCGCCCGGGTCTCCTCGGCTTAGGTGAGGCGCCGGTCCAGCTGGTGTGGGGTAGTTAAAACTAAAGTCATTTTGATCTCCGCTGGGTTGGTCTGGCCTGACTCGACACCCTGCTGTAGGACTGCCGACCCCcagaggtgctgctgtggggctggaggagggtcGGTGGCTGCTTCTGGCGGCGGATCCCAGGTAGGCTGGGTTACGGGGTTCCTCAGGCCCGGGGTAAGTGAGCGTGCCTTCTGCAGCGTCACCCAGGGTGTTGTGGTGATGGGGCTGTGTTATGTCCTGgtcttccctgcagctcccgTGGTGTCACGGGCGACACAGCTGTGTCTGAGGTGTCGGTGTGGTCAAAAAGAGGGCGATGGGAACATCCACAGTCGTTGGTGTCAAATTTTTCTTGTAGATACCAGAGCTTGGGGAGGCTCATTAGGTTCTGCAGGTAGGGGCCTGATCCTGTGGTTTGGCTTTCAGTGACAGCTCTGTCGCTCAAAGGATCAAATCCTGAACAGCTGCTGTTCAAACTGTTTCTCAGGCTCAGTGCTGGTATAAAACCTTCCATACATGAAGGATTGTCCTTACTTACAGGTGTTAACAAAGCAATGCCCCGTTGCTCATCAAACCCGATGGTTCAGGTGCTGTAGGCGTGTCATGGTGCTGAAGTCAAGCCTAAGGACAGCTTAGTGCCTCGCGTGTTCCTTGCGATTTACTGGAGTGGCGTTTAGGCAGCGGTGAGACTAACACAAAAAGACAGTAGCGAGCCTGGCCTTGgagctcttttctcttttatttccctctgttGGAATGGAATCTGTGTCAGAAAGAGCGGTAAGCCACGAACCAGTAATTTCACAAAGTTACTTTGGCCCTGTCAGTGTTATTATTCTAAATATCAGtgtatgcgtgtgtgtgcatgtaccATCCTATCCACAACGATGCATGAAAATATCTGTTAATTACCAATAATGCTGCTGATAATTACAGaatgctgctgattttttttccttggtgagGAAATGATGTTATTGACTGGTGCGTGTTTACGTTTCTGgtaattaattcagttttccaaaatCTTAGGGAATTTAGAAGTTGTCAGCTAAGAGTCTATCCATCTGGTCAGGCCAGTGAGCGCACTGTGTCATTTCCTTGGGAGGAAGACATTCATGACAGGTGTATTTATTCTGACTGTTGCTGGTTATTTGAAAGCGTGTCGGAGTTCTTGGGGCAGAGCCCTGTTGCTCAGGAGAGGTACAAACAGGTAACTGCGAGACTGTCCTAGTCCCGAGTGCCGTCACCCTGTGGACAGCTTTCATCTACAGCAAGTCTGTCGCTTTAATAGCCAAGGGAGGTATCGCTGTTGTTTTGGAGATGAGTTAGGTCAGCGTGTTGGGAGTGTGTGCCCAGCGTAATAACAATCTctggtattttcatttcaacCATGTAAAAAAGGCGACttcaaacacagcagcaaaatcaGTAGCTAACCTcgtaactttttttcccccttttggaGTCAGTTGAAAAGACTTCCTCTTATTCCTGTTTGTTTTACCAGGAAAGTTACGAGAAGAGATCCTACAGCTGACTGATTAGTGATTCCAGCAGAGGGGTGGagattaaaaatgtcaaaaattacTACAGAACTTCTTTTGGAAAGAGCGGTTCCAAGATCTACGAGGCTCCGAAAGATCGAGACGCTGAAGTAAGTGCAGGCAGGCCCATGGAAAATTCCAGCTGAATTCAGCCTGGGCgatcctttttttgtctttcttcccctaagcatttttactgaaaaaagagagatgGTTACAAAGCACGGAACAGGAGATGGCATTCTCGATGCAGGATCAGTGAGCGCTAGTGGAACATTCACTAGATAGGTTATCAGCAGTTGCCACCTCTTTTCactattcatattttatatatgctgccaccttctttctgtaaaactgCTTAAGGCTGGATCCTGATTTCCTAACCCTAGGGTATAACCCTACCCCCAAAACACTTCTGTCTTTGCTAGCAGTTGCTTAATGTGAATAAGAGAATCTCTTCTGGCCTGGATTTTAGAgggtttaaaaaatatttttggcattatttctcctcccttttcctttccctccatcACTTTCCATCTCCTCTAAATCCAATTATCTTAGCACCTCAGACAttgcagagagggagaaaaaactCTGACACACTTAGAAACCACTAAAAGCAGTTCTGTTGCTCAAGTCCTTAACAGAGGTCATTGAAAATACATGTCTTTCCAAATGTTTAATACAGTGGAATTTGGCTATTCCAGAGCTGGTCAACCCAAGTGACTCAGCTAGCCAATTTCTGGCTGGTAcctttgttgtttttgttgctgatgTAAGAGTTTTGGGTTTCATATGTACTctttaaagttatttcttttagtTTGTCTTGTGCTAAAGTAATTGTTTTTAGAGAGAAACTCGAGTTTATCTGAAGAGTATAGGCTGCAGTAATCTGGGTAACAAAGTGATGCTGAGATGTTTGAAGTAGTGAATTTCTAGAGTGTGGCTTTTTCTATGCAGCTTCATACCACGATTTTGAAGGGTTATATTTCAGAAAGTCCATTTGGGGAACACCATGTTGCGTTTCTCCCCAAAATGACACAGTAGTCACACTCAGCTTTGCAGCCAGCTGAATTCTGTTCAACCTTTCTTACATGCTTTGACTGGCTGGTTAGGCTTCTGAGATGACAAGTGAAGGAGAAGTGGTCTTGCTTCCTAATTTTATTTACCTTATTTATATTTAGAAGGCCTTTTTCTACTAATCATTAGAGATGGAGATTCTGTTTGTTAAAAGAACTCAGGCTTGTGTCCTCAAGAGATATTGGCTGTCAGGACTAGAAGCTCCCTTTGGAGCTCAACTAAATGATCTAATCAAATCTAAGTGACCCTTCTTATAATATGCAGTTTTCACTTTCTTACagagaaggggtttttttttcccctcacgAATATTGTACCACTTCCTCTTTCAGGACAGAATGCTTCTGTTTTGGTGACAGCCTTGGGATTTTGTTAGGTAGATTTCCGTATTTGCCATTGGAAGTTTTTGCAGCAAAATTCACTgtaaaagaaatgggaaaaattgcttttttgtgAAGTTAGTTCTTTGAAAACAGCCAAATGATTTGGGGACCTACTTTGCACTTGGCCTGAACTTAATTTCTAAAGCAGAGAAGACAAGTTTTGAGCCAGATCAGCGAACTGATCCAATTTGCCACATTGTTGTGTCAGCATGAagtgaggaggaggacaggACTAGCCTTTTGGAATCGCCGAAGTCTTGTATTGCTTACACCAGTTGTGAGATGgtgatttctgaaaaatgaggGAAGTAATGAATCTACTGCATTCTATGGACAGGGTGGACTGATGGTGTAGTGAACAAGTGTCTTGTATTGCCACAGCTTGTTTTGGTGAATTTATGTTGCAAAGGAATAAAGTACCAAAATTCTTAGAGATGTAGTAATTTTTTCTACAAACAAGAACTTTTCCTGTGATTCACTGCTCGCAGCCAGCTCTGTTGCCCATAGGAGGTTTATCTGGATTGCAGGTTAATTGTACTGCAAATGCTTTGGTAGACTTGAGTCTCTGATGGCGTCTGCTAGCTCAGGCACAGTGTCCTTTCCATGTATATGTGCTTGCAGTCCAGAATGCTGCAGACAAGAAAAAGCAGGTTTGGTCAGATTTACCCAGTGAGTTGTGCTAGACTGAGAGGTGCCACCAGGTGGGACCTTGTATCCTGTGAAAGTCAGCACTTGTTTTTCCAATGAACTGCGGATAGTTtatgttctcttttgttttcagcctgtccaagctgcagctgaagaCTGGAGACTTAGACCCGCGTTTGTTTTCCCGTTTGAGGCATCTGCAGAAACTAGATCTCTCTGATAATTTACTGGACAAATTTCCCAACAGTCTAACCCTCCCTGATCTGCGTGTCCTAAACTGCAACAACAATAAACTGGAAGATGTAACTGCTCTGAAACAGTTCCCTCTGCTCGAGGAGCTAACCTACGAGAACAATGTGTACTTGACAGTGAGTTACCTCCCATCCTTACAAGCTAAGCATTAAATAGAGGGGGAAACAAACAGCAGTTATGCCTAGTTCTTACATACAGTTCTTAGGCAGCAAGTGCTAGGGCATCTGAGAAAGCAGCCGGTCTTCTTGCGCCCCTTCACCAGTTTGTGCCACTAATTCCCAATCTGCAGAAGTGACTTGCCCAAAACCACTCAGATATTAAAATCTGGGTATCTTGAACTCCCGATTCTCCAGGCCAGAGTCCCATCTTAGGTAGCTTATCAGGCAGGATATCTTATGCTCATGCTTGTGTAAAATGCAGTAATGACTGTAGAAATGTCCTTCTTATATGTTATTTTAGTGCCCCTTGTGCTCTGGAAGAGCAGACTTGGCCCTCTGATGAGGGATTAAACTTGGTGATTAGTCTAGTTCAGGTTTTCTGACTTCTCCCAAGACGCTCTGCTGACTGTACAGTTTAAGCATCTGAAACTGTAATTTTACTTGTGCTTTAAACAGGCATCAGCCACCATCGCTGTCCCCAGATGCTTATTTGCTGTTGCATGCTGGCAGAAGTGTATGCGTGGCTGTATGGTAAACTGGATTGGGGAACTGGTCTGACCTAAAACGCACCCGACCCAAAGAAGCCCTGCTGGTATTCGTTTACTGTAGGCAGGGCAGGCCTTCCTCTGTATTAGATGCTCACTCAGAGTTAAAGGATGTGAACAGAATGTCCTGCATTGCACTCAGGCCGGAGCAGATGATCCTGGTTACACCGCCACCACCTTGTGTTGGATGTTAGTACTGCGTAAGTGTGAGGCAGGTCTTTTGTCTGCAGTTTAAGATCCCAACTCATAGGAGACCGTTAATTTACAACTAAAGGGTGATATTCAAGTCGGAAATCCTGAGAAGATTTTATGAAATGGCTTTTCCTGATCAAATATGTTCTTCTCATCCTTGGCTGTAGTTTAATAAAGGACTAAAGCAAGTACCACGTGTACAGTTTTTGTAACTCTGATGTCTTCTCTTTCTAGCTCAACGATGACTATAAagtaatgtttcttttgcaaaatcttCGGCTACTCAATGGCAAGGATATAACCAAACTGGCTAATCATGTGAGGCGTGTCAATAGTCGTAAGCTCACCAGCAAGGTAAGATGTGGGATATTTTCTTAATCTCTAAACACCTGAGAAGTAACTAAACACTGTGCTCAGTTTAATGATAGAGTTGCAAACAAGCATCAAATGGTTAACAATAATTCTGGTATGATCTGAGCACTGCCTGCAGTATGGGCCGCCTAGTAAATGTCTTACTGCTGCTGTCTCTGGTCACTGCTTGCATTTGCTCTACCTGTTCTGTGTAGCCAACTTCTGCCTTCAGTTTAAATCACAGGAGCAGGGCCAACAAGGTCTGTGTCTGACCCTCTGGTTTTTCAGGTCACTCCGGTCAtcatttaaaaatgggaaaagccTGGTGCTGAATAACAGCTGCATACACCTCCCCATCTAATTTACGTTACCGTCCTAGCCCCAGGAATGGGGAGCACAAAACCAGGCTCAGGATAATCTTGCTTTTTCCAGCATACACCAGGAACAAggatttgttctttcttctttagctGTGCATGTTTGGAACTGTATTTTCACTCATATACATACACAGTTTAGCTCCTGACAGATTGTCCCCACAAAGCATATTGTGATCTTGAGCAAAATTATTGTTCTATtatgaaaaaaggtttttttgtgcaGTACTGCTCTTACCATTTGTATTCTAGTTAGATGATCTTATTAATTCCTTCTGTGTAGCAGTGGTGGAGAGAGATCAGATACTGAAGGCTGGGATGGCTGATTGTGCTAAGTGTTATCTGTGTAATACCTTGTACCTCAAAGGCTCTTGGTGAGGGCTGCTCAGCCTCTTATCCTCCAGGCAACTGGGCATGGTCGGCTGTTTAATGAGACACCAAATGCTCCCCCGTGCTGTTCATTTTGTGCTGGTATCTGTGCCCCAGATACCTTTCCCTGATGGTATTGCTTTGTACCTGGCTGCCCAGTTCTTACTGCTTTACATTTAGACATAAATGTAAAACGTCTGTTGGGTCCAAACGCTTATGGATGTGTTACTACCCGCCAGAAACTCTCAGATGGGAAACTGTGCTGGTAGGTGAGCATCTGCATGATTGTGCCCATAGTTCAGAAGCCTTTTGGAGTCAAGGTATCTTTATAAATTGGGATGACGTGCACCAGTCCTGCTCACGCACGCACGTGAACTACAAGAAAACCCAGACATCCCCATTATCCCGTGCCTGTTATAACAAATTAGGGACCTGTCAGGTACTCCCTGTTAGTAGGGCACAGTGTAAGACTCCTTAAGACCATTTGCTACGGATCCAGAGGCATGAAATCAGGCATTGGTCCGGGTCCATGTTGACGGTGTCTGCTTAGCCACACTCACATAAGCTTGGTTCAGAGGAATTGGGTTTCTTGCTAGCTGAAGTCGTGGTTTGAACACggataaaataaatggaagcagTACCATCATGTAGCTAGCAGAGCATCAGGGTTGGCAACTTCTTAAATGCTTTCACAAGTACTcttgtgcttttctgctctggttTTCTGTAGTATTCTGTTGAATAAACTCAGTCTTTCTGCCTAGGTTACTGCTCACTGGGAAAAATTCTTCCGTGACCAACTTCCTGAGAAATATACAGCTGAGCAAGTGCAGTCCATCAAGAAAAAGTTCCTGAAGTCAGTACAAACCAATGTAGTATATGGACCCAGCTCACTGAGTGAATTCACCCGCTGGCGGGTAGGTTACATGTCACTTCCCCTTCTGTCCTTCAGGCAAGGACTCTGCAGCCTGATTCTGAACGGATTTGATTAAAATGCTCTATGGATTTGGGTTCAGGGTATCAGGGCTCTTGTGGACAGGTGGTATCactgtttctggttttcttcactgctttgttAAGCAGTTACAGAAGCACTAGGACTAAATGTGCACCAAGTTGCAATGACTGTCAttaaacattgttttttaattcataagCAATAATGATACTTGTACTAATTAACAAGACTGCAGTATCCTTAGTActtaattatttgcaaataactCTAATGGCAACCTTTAGTCTTGGTGGAAGCTgtatgaaaggagaaaagataatggcacaaatgtattttactcCCAGTGGGGAAAGATACTGTTTAGTTTGTAACATATGTTTTAATTGCATGTGCATACATTCTATCTCTCCTTtgtcttgtttctttgctgtgctgttgTTTTTGCAAATGGGTACGCTGGATGCCCATGACAAAGTGAAGCTCTTGGGTCACGTAATGTCAGCAGAGGACTGAGCCTGCCAGGCTGTCAGCTGGGGACTCCTCCATTACTTGTGAAATTCACATAGAATAGTGGAAGCAGATATTAAAAACTCAGCAAAGCAGTTCTTGTCATTACACATCAGAGTTTGactgctgttgctttttgggttttggtttatttttttgttttgttttgttttttacaaatCCACATATTTGCTTCTAAGGTGAAAATGATTGCAGAAGAGTTTCTGGCATACTCACTGGGTTTGGAGTTAAACACAGATCCTGAACCAGAGGAAAAGATGGATGAGAATGAGGAAGAAAGTACAGAAAGCCCCAGGGAAGCTGCAGAGGACGTGGGTCAGGTAGGTGGTTTTTCCAGTTACATTAACaatgtcctttttatttcttacgAATTCAGTAGCACTTGTTTACAGTAGCCCAGTTCGGTAGCACAGTAGCAGTTTACATTTATGACCCTTCGGTAACCGCAGGGGCAGTCTCAGGCTCCAGCCTGTATTCAACAGCTGAGGCTTGTTCTTTATGGCCATATTGAAGCTTTCCCAGACATGTGAAGGTTGAGTTGCTCTCCAAGAGGAGAGAGCTTCCATTCTCATAGGAGACCCAAAAGATTTCATGAGTATAGCCCTACTGACTCCA encodes the following:
- the ALKBH4 gene encoding alpha-ketoglutarate-dependent dioxygenase alkB homolog 4, with protein sequence MEAAGGGEGPGCGCKGIRSCLLCEGPAQAAPPPQGEDNFTYCPATGLARGNEHSEFAGWAFPFPGVFLTEEFISEDEESEIVELMDRDDWKPSQSGRKKQDYGPKVNFKKQRLKAGSFTGLPSFSKKIVAQMKACSVLGGFLPVEQCNLDYMPERGSAIDPHFDDWWLWGERLVSLNLLSKTVLSMSCDSEDSIELFPTFSKENGQLSPPGSFTQTSACKNSGKEGTNCILSPRLVPSKEVTVAIHLPQRSLVVLYGDARYKWKHAIYRKHIEHRRICVTFRELSAEFSAGGRHEELGKELLEIALSFQGRPV